The proteins below come from a single Papaver somniferum cultivar HN1 chromosome 11, ASM357369v1, whole genome shotgun sequence genomic window:
- the LOC113323663 gene encoding uncharacterized protein LOC113323663 — translation MDVSTSGKMGFQPIMEELVFRFDCSGNDRNAAYNPSISFTDPKVRDTPLLMVHSVQPTYIPTFDCADGQQIISIELPTGTSLYGTGEVSGQLERTGKRVITWNTDAWGYGPGTTSLYQSHPWVLAVLPNGEALGVLADTTHRCEIDLREESTIKIKALAPYPVITFGPFASPTAVLQSLSRAIGTVFMPPKWSLGYHQCRFSYESDSRVLEVARTFREKGIPCDVIWMDIDYMDGFRCFTFDKERFSQPKTLVNDLHRDGFKAIWMLDPGIKREEGYFVYDSGSEKDVWVQKADGQPFVGDVWPGPCVFPDYTQEKTRSWWANLVKDFVANGVDGIWNDMNEPAVFKTVTKTMPESNIHRGDAEVGGHQNHSHYHNVYGTLMARSTFEGMKLANDKKRPFVLTRAGFIGSQRYAATWTGDNLSNWEHLHMSVPMVLQLGLSGQPLSGPDIGGFIGNATPKLYGRWVGIGSMFPFCRGHSEKGTVDHEPWSFGKECEEVCRLALLRRYRFIHHIYTLFYLSHTKGTPVAAPTFFADPKDPGLRSIENSFLLGPLLVHASTFRDQGSDALPHVLPTGIWLSFDFDDSHPDLPTLYLQGGSIIPAGLPVQHVDEANATDDLSLIVALDQYGKAEGVLYEDEGDGYEFSEGGYLLTYYAAELQSSVVTIKVSKAEGSWSRPKRRLHVQLLLGKGAMVDAWGIDGEVLQIKMPSDLEISNLLSTSQEQYKSRIECEQIPNVEEVSESKGVELSKTPVELKSDDWALKILPWIGGRMISMQHLPSGTQWLHSSIEADGYEEYSGVEYRSAGCSEEYNVIKRTVGMAAGEEEESLSLEGDIGGGLVLERQISLSKTDPKVIQIDSGIIARNIGAGSGGFSRMVCLRVHPVLNLLHPTEVYVSFVSVNGSKHESWPESDEKLFEGDLRPNGEWILFDKRLGFGLMNRFNLDEVHKCIISWGTGTVSLELWSEERPVSKESPLKISHQYEVIRPIS, via the exons CTTCCAACCGGAACCTCTTTATATGGAACCGGAGAAGTTAGTGGACAGCTTGAACGGACGGGAAAAAGA GTTATTACTTGGAACACGGATGCATGGGGTTATGGTCCAGGAACAACATCCTTGTATCAGTCACATCCTTGGGTGCTAGCCGTTCTCCCGAATGGAGAGGCACTGGGAGTCCTTGCAGACACAACACACCGCTGCGAG ATAGACTTGCGGGAAGAGTCGACAATAAAAATTAAAGCTTTAGCTCCTTATCCTGTCATTACATTTGGTCCATTTGCCTCTCCAACTGCAGTCCTCCAATCTTTGTCTCGCGCCATAG GAACTGTATTTATGCCTCCAAAGTGGTCCTTAGGATACCACCAATGTCGTTTCAGCTACGAATCAGATTCAAGGGTTCTAGAA GTCGCAAGAACATTCCGGGAGAAGGGAATACCTTGTGATGTCATATGGATGGACATTGATTACATGGACGGCTTTCGCTGTTTCACCTTTGACAAA GAGCGTTTCTCTCAACCAAAAACGCTGGTGAACGACCTTCATCGTGATGGATTCAAAGCAATCTGGATGCTCGACCCAGGGATCAAACGTGAAGAGGGTTATTTTGTTTATGACAGTGGTTCTGAGAAAGATGTTTGGGTTCAGAAAGCAGATGGACAACCTTTTGTTG GGGATGTGTGGCCGGGGCCATGCGTCTTTCCTGATTATACACAAGAGAAAACACGCTCGTGGTGGGCAAATTTAGTCAAGGACTTTGTTGCAAATGGTGTTGATGGAATATGGAATGACATGAATGAACCTGCTGTGTTCAAG ACAGTCACAAAGACCATGCCTGAGAGCAACATCCACAGAGGGGATGCTGAAGTTGGCGGGCATCAGAATCATTCGCATTACCACAAT GTTTATGGTACGCTGATGGCGAGATCAACATTTGAGGGAATGAAACTGGCTAATGATAAAAAGCGTCCATTTGTTCTTACTAGAGCTGGCTTTATAGGTAGCCAAAGGTATGCTGCAACTTGGACTGGTGATAACCTGTCCAATTGGGAGCACCTTCATATGAGTGTACCTATGGTACTTCAATTG GGTCTTAGTGGCCAGCCACTATCAGGTCCTGATATTGGTGGGTTTATTGGGAATGCAACACCTAAGCTCTATGGAAGATGGGTGGGAATCGGTTCGATGTTTCCATTTTGCCGAGGCCATTCTGAAAAAGGCACTGTTGATCATGAGCCATGGTCTTTTGGGAAGgag TGTGAAGAAGTATGTCGCCTAGCCCTGTTGAGGCGCTACCGTTTTATCCATCACATATATACACTTTTCTATTTGTCCCATACAAAGGGTACACCTGTTGCCGCTCCAACCTTTTTTGCTG ATCCTAAAGATCCCGGATTAAGAAGCATTGAGAATTCGTTTCTGCTTGGGCCACTTCTTGTTCATGCAAG CACATTTCGTGATCAGGGCTCAGATGCGTTGCCTCATGTACTTCCTACAGgcatttggttgagttttgattttgatgacTCTCATCCT GACTTGCCAACACTCTATCTGCAAGGTGGATCGATAATTCCCGCGGGTCTTCCTGTGCAACATGTTGATGAAGCAAATGCAACAGATGACTTGTCACTCATTGTGGCTTTAGATCAATATG GGAAAGCTGAAGGTGTTCTCTATGAGGACGAAGGTGATGGATATGAATTTAGTGAAGGTGGATACTTGCTTACATATTATGCTGCGGAGCTTCAATCATCAGTCGTTACAATAAAAGTTTCTAAAGCTGAAGGGTCCTGGTCTAGACCAAAGCGGCGTTTGCATGTTCAATTGTTGCTTGGCAAAGGTGCTATG GTTGATGCATGGGGAATTGATGGAGAAGTCCTGCAAATTAAAATGCCTTCAGATCTTGAGATTTCCAACCTGCTTTCCACTAGCCAGGAGCAGTACAAGAGCCGTATCG AATGCGAGCAAATTCCCAACGTGGAGGAGGTTTCAGAGAGTAAAGGAGTAGAACTTTCTAAGACTCCTGTAGAACTCAAAAGCGATGATTGGGCTCTCAAAATACTGCCTTGGATTGGTGGTAGAATGATTTCTATGCAGCATCTTCCTTCAG GAACTCAGTGGCTCCATAGCAGCATTGAAGCGGACGGATATGAAGAATATAGTGGTGTTGAGTATCGATCTGCAGGGTGTTCTGAAGAATATAATGTCATTAA AAGAACTGTTGGGATGGCAGCAGGGGAGGAGGAAGAGTCTCTCAGCTTAGAAGGAGATATTGGTGGTGGATTAGTTCTTGAGCGCCAGATATCACTTTCGAAAACTGATCCCAAGGTTATCCAGATCGACTCTGGTATTATTGCTCGTAACATTGGCGCTGGCTCTGGTGGATTTTCAAG GATGGTTTGCTTGCGAGTGCACCCAGTCCTCAACCTTTTGCACCCAACAGAAGTTTATGTGTCATTTGTTTCTGTCAATGGGTCTAAGCATGAATCATGGCCAGAATCTGATGAGAAATTGTTTGAAGGAGACCTGCGGCCTAACG gagaatggatattgttCGACAAACGTTTGGGGTTTGGTTTAATGAACCGATTTAACCTGGATGAGGTTCACAAGTGTATAATCAGTTGGGGAACAGGAACAGTTAGCTTGGAGCTATGGTCCGAAGAAAGGCCAGTTTCCAAGGAATCACCTTTGAAAATCTCACATCAATATGAGGTGATCAGACCAATCTCTTAA